Proteins encoded in a region of the Bacillota bacterium genome:
- a CDS encoding general secretion pathway protein has protein sequence CLLYGAQNGKRIIDDHMVKVVVQGELL, from the coding sequence ACTGCCTGCTTTATGGGGCGCAGAATGGGAAAAGGATTATTGATGATCATATGGTGAAGGTAGTTGTCCAGGGAGAATTGCTCTAA